In one window of Aquamicrobium sp. DNA:
- a CDS encoding replication-associated recombination protein A: MADLFAPDPSPVAEVGRPLADRLRPAVLGDVVGQEHLTGPDGVLTRMIRSGSLGSMVFWGPPGTGKTTVARLLAGETGLAFEQISAIFSGVADLKKVFEAARLRRASGRQTLLFVDEIHRFNRAQQDSFLPVMEDGTAILVGATTENPSFELNAALLSRARVLTFKPLEPESVAALLERAERLEGRALPLDDEARAVLIRMADGDGRASLTLAEEVWRAAGEGEIFDAAGLQEIVQRRAPIYDKSQDGHYNLISALHKAVRGSDPDAALYYLARMFDAGEDPLFLGRRLVRMAVEDIGLADPQALVIANAAKDAYDFLGSPEGELALAQACVYLATAPKSNALYTAFKAATRTAKEHGSLSPPRHILNAPTKLMKSEGYGEGYRYDHDEPDAFSGQDYFPESLGRRTFYDPPDRGFEREIRKRLDWWAKLRRERQGK, translated from the coding sequence GGCCGGCCGCTCGCCGACCGCCTGCGCCCCGCCGTGCTCGGCGACGTGGTCGGGCAGGAGCACCTGACCGGCCCGGACGGCGTCCTGACGCGGATGATCCGCTCGGGCTCGCTCGGCTCCATGGTGTTCTGGGGGCCGCCGGGAACCGGCAAGACCACGGTCGCGCGGCTGCTGGCGGGCGAGACCGGGCTGGCGTTCGAGCAGATCTCGGCGATCTTTTCCGGCGTCGCCGACCTGAAGAAGGTGTTCGAGGCGGCGCGGTTGCGGCGTGCCTCCGGCCGGCAGACGCTGCTGTTCGTCGACGAAATCCATCGCTTCAACCGCGCCCAGCAGGATTCCTTCCTGCCGGTCATGGAGGACGGCACCGCCATCCTCGTCGGCGCGACGACGGAGAACCCGTCCTTCGAACTCAACGCCGCGCTGCTGTCGCGCGCGCGGGTGCTGACCTTCAAGCCGCTGGAGCCGGAAAGCGTCGCCGCGCTTCTGGAACGCGCCGAGCGGCTGGAGGGCAGGGCGCTGCCGCTCGACGACGAGGCGCGGGCGGTGCTGATCCGCATGGCCGACGGCGACGGGCGCGCCTCGCTGACGCTGGCCGAGGAAGTGTGGCGCGCGGCCGGCGAGGGCGAGATCTTCGACGCCGCGGGCTTGCAGGAGATCGTCCAGCGCCGCGCGCCGATCTACGACAAGAGCCAGGACGGCCACTACAATCTGATCTCGGCCCTGCACAAGGCGGTACGCGGCTCCGACCCCGACGCCGCGCTCTATTACCTCGCGCGCATGTTCGATGCCGGCGAGGACCCGCTGTTCCTCGGCCGGCGGCTGGTGCGCATGGCGGTCGAGGATATCGGCCTTGCCGACCCGCAGGCGCTGGTGATCGCCAACGCGGCCAAGGACGCCTACGACTTCCTCGGCTCGCCCGAGGGCGAGCTGGCGTTGGCGCAGGCCTGCGTCTATCTCGCCACCGCGCCCAAGTCGAATGCGCTCTACACCGCGTTCAAGGCCGCAACGCGCACGGCCAAGGAGCACGGCTCGCTAAGCCCCCCGCGCCACATCCTCAACGCGCCGACCAAGCTGATGAAGTCGGAAGGCTACGGCGAGGGCTATCGCTACGATCACGACGAGCCGGACGCCTTTTCCGGCCAGGACTACTTCCCCGAATCCCTCGGCCGGCGCACCTTCTACGACCCGCCCGACCGCGGCTTCGAGCGCGAGATCAGGAAGCGGCTCGACTGGTGGGCGAAGCTGAGGCGCGAGCGGCAGGGCAAGTAG
- the crcB gene encoding fluoride efflux transporter CrcB: MYHLLLVALGGALGSGLRHLTNLAALRFLGPAFPWGTLAVNLVGGFLMGLFVELLARRFGGSAELRLFVATGILGGYTTFSAFTLDFAVLYERGALVQAFGYVAMSVVLAIAALFFGMWVAKSLG; the protein is encoded by the coding sequence ATGTACCATCTTCTTCTCGTCGCGCTCGGCGGCGCGCTCGGCTCGGGGCTACGGCATCTGACCAACCTCGCGGCGCTGCGGTTTCTCGGCCCGGCGTTTCCGTGGGGCACGCTGGCGGTCAACCTCGTCGGCGGCTTCCTGATGGGCCTGTTCGTCGAGCTTCTGGCGCGGCGCTTCGGCGGCTCGGCCGAGCTGCGCCTGTTCGTGGCGACGGGCATCCTCGGCGGCTACACCACCTTCTCCGCCTTCACCCTCGATTTCGCCGTGCTCTACGAGCGGGGTGCGCTGGTGCAGGCTTTCGGCTATGTCGCCATGAGTGTCGTCCTGGCGATCGCCGCGCTCTTCTTCGGAATGTGGGTCGCGAAAAGCCTCGGCTGA